One Streptomyces umbrinus genomic window, GGTGCGTCGGCGCAGCCGCGCGGTGATTCCGCGCTGGCGCACCAGCAGCACGGTGACGGCGAGCAGGCCGACGGCCACGCACCAGAACACCGCCTCCGGTATCTGTTCCTTCATGAAGTCCTCGAAGTTCTCAAAGGCGGAGAGGTTGGTGATTGAGGGGTGGGTGTGGCGAGCGGGGTGAGTGTGGTGGGTGTAGGGGATGAGGGGCGTGGGGAGGTGGGGGACGCGGCGCCCGACGGTAGTCGCGAGCGGGCGCGCGCACTTTCCCGCGCGCGCAAGGAAGTTGCCGTGAGGCGCACCGTCGCACGCGGGGCGCACGGATGGCTTCGCACGCCACTGAGTACGTGCGGGTGCCGTCTGCCATTCACATGTTCCGCTCGGACCGCACAAACGGAATGTGTGCACTACGCTTACGAGTCGTAACTGCCGTGGCCAGAAGGCCAGTTGATCAGGCACGTCGGCTACGGCCGGGCACACTCTGGGCGGAGGAAGTGCATTGCCCGCGGGAACCTACATCGTGGAGTCGCAGACGACCGGTGAGATGGATCCGCGTGAGCGGACCGACTTCTGGAGCGAGCATGTCGGGTCCTACCAGACCCGGATGGACTTCAGATACGCGAGTCCCGAGACATTCCGCGGCGAGATGGTCCGGCAGGGCACCGACACGTACCAGATCGTCGACTGGAGTTGCGACAAGATCGAGTACGTCCGTACGCCGCGGCTCGTGCGGCAGGAGCCCGATCCCGACTACCGGTTTCTGCTCCCGCTCTCCGGGGAGCTGGTGCTGCGGCAGGACGACCAGGAGGCGCGGCTCACGCCCGGTGCGGGGAGTCTGATGACGCTGGGGGCGCCGTTCCAGTTGCTCCACGACGCGTCGTTGCGGGGGATCATCTTCTCCATACCGGCCCGTGAGATCGACGGGCCGCTGAACCGGAAGTCGCCGTTGGCGACCGGTATCGATCTGACGACCGGGCTGGGGCGGGTCGTCGGCGCCATGATCGAGAGCCTGTCGGCGGAGCGGGACAGTCTGACGACGACCGAGTTCAACGCCGTGTCCGACCGGATCGTCGAGCTGCTGTGCATGATCACTGTCGGGGACGACCGGCCCGACTCGTCCGGGCATCTGACGGAGGTCGAGGCGGTGGTACGCCGTCATGTGCGGGAGCACGCGGCGGATCCCGGGCTCACCGGGACGTCGATGGCGCGGGCGCTCGGGTG contains:
- a CDS encoding AraC family transcriptional regulator; the encoded protein is MPAGTYIVESQTTGEMDPRERTDFWSEHVGSYQTRMDFRYASPETFRGEMVRQGTDTYQIVDWSCDKIEYVRTPRLVRQEPDPDYRFLLPLSGELVLRQDDQEARLTPGAGSLMTLGAPFQLLHDASLRGIIFSIPAREIDGPLNRKSPLATGIDLTTGLGRVVGAMIESLSAERDSLTTTEFNAVSDRIVELLCMITVGDDRPDSSGHLTEVEAVVRRHVREHAADPGLTGTSMARALGWSLRQIQLALQRVGTTPRELIREERLRLVRDRLQCGECEHMTITDLAYASGFSSASALSTAFKQRFGVSPREMRHGVR